A stretch of Stenotrophomonas indicatrix DNA encodes these proteins:
- a CDS encoding DNA polymerase III subunit delta', whose translation MSTFSPWQQRAFDQTVAALDADRLGHGLLICGPAGLGKREVALALADHVLARGDASHATRTRQLIAAGTHPDLQLISFIPNKSGDKLRTEIVIEQVREISNKLALTPQYGVAQVVIVDPADAINRSAANALLKTLEEPQPGRYLWLISSDPARLPQTVRSRCQRLEFKLPPHEEALAWLQQQGHSEAAAHEALDAARGHPGQADNWLREDGLSLRREVGRELEQLAAGKTGAVELAQKWCADDNAALRLRFAADLALAQASTDALTTPERLHKLAAWFDAANRTRDLLRTTVRADLAVVELLLAWNKVNERPAARGNR comes from the coding sequence ATGAGTACGTTCTCGCCCTGGCAGCAGCGCGCGTTCGACCAGACCGTGGCCGCACTGGATGCAGATCGGCTGGGCCATGGCCTGCTGATCTGTGGCCCGGCCGGGCTGGGCAAGCGCGAAGTGGCCCTGGCGCTGGCCGACCACGTGCTGGCACGCGGGGATGCCTCGCATGCCACCCGCACCCGGCAGCTGATTGCCGCCGGCACGCATCCCGACCTGCAGCTGATCAGCTTCATTCCGAACAAGAGTGGCGACAAGCTGCGCACCGAGATCGTGATCGAGCAGGTGCGCGAGATCAGCAACAAGCTGGCGCTGACCCCGCAGTACGGCGTGGCGCAGGTGGTGATCGTCGACCCGGCCGATGCCATCAACCGTTCGGCCGCCAATGCGCTGCTGAAGACCCTGGAAGAACCGCAACCCGGGCGTTACCTGTGGTTGATCAGCAGTGACCCGGCGCGCCTGCCGCAGACCGTGCGCAGCCGCTGCCAGCGCCTGGAATTCAAGCTGCCGCCGCACGAGGAAGCGCTGGCCTGGCTGCAGCAGCAGGGCCACAGCGAAGCGGCCGCGCATGAGGCACTGGATGCAGCACGCGGCCATCCCGGGCAGGCCGACAACTGGCTGCGCGAAGATGGCCTGAGCCTGCGTCGCGAGGTCGGCCGCGAGCTGGAACAGCTGGCCGCCGGCAAGACCGGCGCAGTGGAGCTGGCGCAGAAGTGGTGCGCCGATGACAACGCGGCGCTGCGCCTGCGCTTCGCCGCCGACCTGGCGCTGGCCCAGGCCAGCACCGATGCCTTGACCACGCCGGAGCGATTGCACAAGCTTGCAGCCTGGTTCGATGCGGCCAACCGCACCCGCGACCTGCTGCGCACCACCGTGCGCGCAGACCTTGCGGTGGTCGAGTTGCTGCTGGCCTGGAACAAGGTGAACGAGCGGCCTGCCGCAAGGGGAAATCGATGA
- a CDS encoding PilZ domain-containing protein, giving the protein MSASNARQGILSLAVKDKAALYSAYMPFVKNGGIFVPTPKRYFLGDEVFLLLTLPDSSERLPVAGKVIWVTPAGAQGNRTAGIGVQLADGQEGETVRHKIETILAGLTGSDKPTHTM; this is encoded by the coding sequence ATGAGTGCCAGCAACGCCCGCCAGGGCATCCTGTCCCTGGCAGTGAAGGACAAGGCCGCGCTGTACAGCGCGTACATGCCGTTCGTGAAGAATGGCGGCATCTTCGTGCCCACGCCCAAGCGTTATTTCCTGGGCGATGAGGTATTCCTGCTGCTGACCCTGCCCGATTCCAGCGAGCGCCTGCCGGTGGCCGGCAAGGTGATCTGGGTGACTCCGGCCGGTGCGCAGGGCAACCGCACCGCCGGCATCGGCGTGCAGCTGGCCGATGGCCAGGAAGGCGAGACGGTGCGCCACAAGATCGAAACGATCCTGGCCGGCCTGACCGGTTCGGACAAGCCGACGCATACGATGTGA
- a CDS encoding tautomerase family protein has product MPLARIDLRKGKSVEYRQRVGEAIYQAMRAVGVPEDDRFQIFQEHDAGTLVFDPGYLGIARTDDFICIQITWNEGRTLEQKKALYAGIADGLHAAVGIRREDVFINLVEVKKENWSFGNGQAQYVS; this is encoded by the coding sequence ATGCCGCTCGCCCGTATCGATCTTCGCAAAGGTAAATCCGTCGAGTATCGCCAGCGTGTCGGCGAAGCAATCTACCAGGCCATGCGCGCCGTCGGCGTGCCGGAAGACGATCGCTTCCAGATCTTCCAGGAGCACGACGCCGGCACGCTCGTGTTCGACCCGGGTTATCTCGGCATCGCCCGCACCGATGATTTCATCTGCATCCAGATCACCTGGAACGAAGGGCGCACGCTGGAGCAGAAGAAGGCGCTGTATGCCGGTATTGCCGATGGACTGCACGCGGCGGTGGGGATCCGCCGCGAGGATGTGTTCATCAATCTGGTGGAAGTGAAGAAGGAGAACTGGTCGTTCGGTAATGGCCAAGCGCAGTACGTGAGCTGA
- a CDS encoding phage late control D family protein produces the protein MGLNIAPAFRVVANSQDITDKIMSRFKSLRITDETGNSSDTLELQLADHDPNDPIQLPPVGAELEAFIGYDGEVRRMGLYVCDEVEISGYPGSMTLRARAAPFETSKGGKNDLQTQKTRTWKKGTTIGDMVKRMAAEHGLIAAVSASLASIVLPLTVQSQESDMNLLLRLAKQHDAIAKPGGGRLMLVKRGESTTASGERIPEVTLTPADGSSYRVTIAARDDAGTTIAYYRDVRGAQRQEVKVGSGEPIVRLRMAYADRETAEAAARAKHREQARQTRTLSYSLPGRETLMAEATVIMQGFRDGVDGEWLVKRAEHSIGSDGYRTSIECEQPNSAESVKAASSAAVKQTPQVGSEV, from the coding sequence ATGGGATTGAACATCGCACCTGCGTTCCGCGTGGTGGCCAACAGCCAGGACATCACCGACAAGATCATGTCGCGCTTCAAGTCACTGCGCATCACCGACGAGACCGGCAACAGCTCGGACACGTTGGAGCTGCAGTTGGCCGACCACGATCCGAACGATCCGATCCAGCTGCCACCGGTGGGCGCGGAGCTGGAGGCCTTCATCGGCTACGACGGCGAAGTGCGGCGCATGGGCCTGTACGTCTGCGACGAGGTGGAGATTTCAGGCTACCCCGGCAGCATGACTCTGCGCGCACGTGCCGCGCCGTTTGAAACCAGCAAAGGCGGCAAGAACGATCTGCAGACGCAGAAAACGCGCACGTGGAAAAAAGGCACGACGATTGGCGACATGGTCAAGCGGATGGCCGCCGAACACGGCCTGATCGCTGCGGTAAGTGCGTCGCTGGCATCCATCGTGCTGCCGCTGACGGTGCAATCGCAGGAGTCGGACATGAACCTGCTGCTGCGCTTGGCCAAACAGCACGACGCCATCGCCAAACCGGGCGGCGGCCGGCTGATGCTGGTCAAACGTGGCGAATCGACCACCGCCAGTGGCGAGCGCATTCCGGAGGTGACCCTCACGCCGGCCGATGGCAGCAGCTACCGCGTCACCATCGCCGCCCGCGACGATGCCGGCACCACCATCGCCTACTACCGCGATGTGCGTGGCGCGCAGCGCCAGGAGGTGAAGGTGGGCAGCGGCGAACCGATCGTGCGCCTGCGCATGGCCTATGCCGACCGCGAAACCGCCGAAGCCGCAGCGCGCGCCAAGCACCGCGAGCAGGCGCGGCAGACGCGTACGCTGAGCTACAGCCTTCCAGGCCGCGAGACGCTGATGGCCGAGGCCACGGTGATCATGCAGGGCTTTCGCGATGGCGTGGATGGCGAGTGGCTGGTCAAGCGCGCCGAACACAGCATCGGCAGCGACGGCTATCGCACCAGCATCGAATGCGAGCAACCCAACAGCGCCGAATCGGTGAAGGCGGCCAGCAGCGCAGCGGTCAAGCAGACCCCGCAGGTGGGCAGCGAAGTGTAG
- a CDS encoding tail protein X has translation MARTYNTRDGDVVDRVAYAHYGEQSPAILRAVFDANPGLAARGPVLTAGVAIVLPDVQRPAKERKGVSLWD, from the coding sequence ATGGCACGAACGTATAACACCCGCGATGGCGATGTCGTCGACCGCGTTGCCTACGCGCACTATGGCGAGCAATCGCCGGCGATCCTGCGCGCGGTGTTCGATGCCAACCCCGGCCTGGCCGCGCGCGGCCCGGTGCTCACTGCCGGCGTGGCGATTGTCCTGCCGGACGTGCAGCGCCCCGCCAAGGAACGCAAGGGAGTATCGCTATGGGATTGA
- a CDS encoding phage tail protein: MKREFVTGAVDKLLSQFKGNDSGNAPVLLMLGGFKFSFNTAVFQQIQQSNDFRWQAQDRVGQMPALQYTGPGSATMTLPGVVYPLFRGAGNEMSQLRKLASQGKPQRLLTGKGGNLGLWVIEKIDVTSSEFTVDSQIQKQDFTLTLRKHSDGTNV; the protein is encoded by the coding sequence ATGAAGCGCGAGTTCGTAACCGGCGCAGTGGACAAGCTGCTGTCGCAATTCAAGGGCAATGATTCCGGCAACGCGCCGGTGCTGCTGATGCTGGGCGGCTTCAAGTTCAGCTTCAACACGGCCGTGTTCCAGCAGATCCAGCAGTCCAACGATTTCCGCTGGCAGGCCCAGGATCGCGTCGGGCAGATGCCTGCACTGCAGTACACCGGCCCGGGCTCGGCCACAATGACACTGCCAGGCGTTGTCTACCCGCTGTTCCGTGGCGCCGGCAACGAGATGTCGCAACTGCGCAAGCTGGCCAGCCAGGGAAAACCGCAGCGTCTGCTGACCGGCAAGGGCGGCAACCTGGGTCTGTGGGTCATCGAGAAAATCGACGTCACCTCCAGCGAATTCACCGTCGACAGCCAGATCCAGAAGCAGGACTTCACACTCACTCTCCGGAAGCACAGCGATGGCACGAACGTATAA
- a CDS encoding phage tail tape measure protein, with the protein MASNVQTTTITIGGSVSRSLQDALSFSNDGLKRLGDEADKLERKLNVMGRSSNQFARMRAEADALRASQEALQRIEDKRTANLEKREKLGSAFGDARGMLGSAITTLAKPVENAAGFARENQAIGNAANLTRAQVAALGQTILAESSRTHQGAGELQRAVSQLVAAGLDAQTAQSSLGAIGRTTTATGESIDDVTLAASGLQQALKINPAGLQSALDVLVVAGRNGGLGLKDMAGALPVLGNAFQSLQMHGNAAAATMGAALDVARQGAGGADEAAGNMQRFMASILSPDLQARAKKGFKLDLRRIISEAQSSGGNPFDAAMQAIIQATAGDQAKIGKLFGDAQAQNFVRPMIQNWDEYIRIRDKALNSSAGTTDSGFAAKLQTDPEKIEGAKIAVDNLSKAFGAALLPAVGEAAVKLTELLNGVASFVQENPKLIANTTQVVVGLMGMRTAVLGVRYAWTFLQGPILAVQKAFELFRGGSLLAQMGQFGPTAMRLASGFRVVATAVGAIGGGPIAIAIAAITAGALLVRKYWEPIKAFLGGVWDGLSGAGTAAMGELMRAVEPLRPAWEAVGGLLGQAWDWLSKMLAPAQYTGNELSRVAEIGSLVGTALLANFRLVIQVVGVVVEAISLLGDVIGTVAGFISVTLGGVWDWISEKATAAIGYIMAELAPLMNFVGGVMDKVGSALGMAKDKAVDGARMAVGMADGAAAGYAAVRDGKVAMPPVRLAVGGLHSAVVDRRAPGLPAPSQGRAAPPMPSSATARTPTTVQQQQTNNITIHQQPGESSEALARRTANALQHQQAVQARATLGDRN; encoded by the coding sequence ATGGCGAGTAACGTTCAAACGACAACGATCACGATTGGTGGCTCGGTTTCCCGATCGTTGCAGGACGCACTGTCCTTCAGCAACGATGGCCTGAAGCGCCTCGGCGATGAAGCCGACAAGCTCGAGCGCAAGCTCAATGTCATGGGCAGATCGAGCAACCAGTTCGCCCGCATGCGTGCCGAGGCCGATGCGTTGCGCGCTTCCCAGGAAGCGTTGCAGCGGATCGAAGACAAGCGCACGGCGAATCTTGAGAAGCGCGAAAAGCTGGGCTCGGCGTTTGGCGATGCGCGCGGCATGCTCGGCAGCGCCATCACCACGCTGGCCAAACCGGTGGAGAATGCCGCCGGCTTCGCGCGCGAGAATCAGGCCATCGGCAACGCCGCCAACCTGACCCGCGCCCAGGTCGCTGCGCTGGGCCAGACCATCCTTGCCGAATCCAGCCGCACCCACCAGGGCGCGGGCGAGCTGCAGCGCGCAGTCAGCCAGCTGGTCGCCGCAGGCCTGGATGCGCAGACCGCGCAGTCCAGCCTGGGTGCAATCGGCCGCACCACCACCGCTACCGGCGAGAGCATCGACGATGTCACGTTGGCCGCATCGGGACTGCAGCAGGCACTGAAGATCAATCCGGCCGGCCTGCAATCGGCGCTTGATGTGCTGGTGGTGGCAGGCAGGAACGGTGGCCTGGGCCTGAAGGACATGGCCGGTGCACTGCCGGTGCTCGGCAACGCATTCCAGTCGCTGCAGATGCACGGCAACGCCGCCGCCGCCACCATGGGCGCTGCGCTGGATGTCGCCCGGCAAGGCGCCGGTGGAGCCGACGAAGCGGCCGGCAACATGCAGCGCTTCATGGCCAGCATCCTCTCGCCCGACCTGCAGGCACGCGCCAAGAAGGGCTTCAAGCTGGACCTGCGCAGGATCATCAGCGAAGCGCAGAGCAGCGGTGGCAACCCGTTCGACGCGGCGATGCAGGCGATCATCCAGGCCACTGCCGGTGACCAGGCGAAGATCGGCAAGCTGTTCGGCGATGCACAGGCGCAGAACTTCGTGCGTCCGATGATCCAGAACTGGGATGAGTACATCCGCATCCGCGACAAGGCGCTCAACAGCTCGGCGGGCACCACCGACAGCGGCTTTGCGGCCAAGCTGCAGACCGACCCGGAAAAGATCGAAGGCGCGAAGATCGCCGTCGACAACCTGTCCAAGGCCTTCGGTGCCGCGCTGCTGCCGGCCGTGGGTGAGGCGGCGGTGAAGCTGACCGAACTGCTGAACGGGGTTGCGTCGTTCGTGCAGGAAAACCCGAAGCTGATCGCCAATACCACCCAGGTCGTGGTCGGCCTGATGGGCATGCGCACTGCAGTACTCGGCGTGCGCTATGCGTGGACGTTCCTGCAGGGCCCGATCCTGGCGGTGCAGAAGGCCTTCGAGCTGTTCCGCGGCGGCAGCCTGCTGGCGCAGATGGGGCAGTTCGGTCCGACGGCAATGCGCCTGGCATCGGGGTTCCGCGTGGTCGCCACCGCCGTTGGTGCCATCGGCGGCGGTCCGATCGCCATCGCCATCGCCGCCATCACCGCTGGCGCCCTGCTGGTGCGCAAGTACTGGGAGCCGATCAAGGCCTTCCTCGGCGGCGTCTGGGATGGCCTCAGCGGCGCAGGAACCGCCGCCATGGGCGAACTGATGCGCGCCGTCGAGCCGCTGCGCCCGGCATGGGAAGCAGTCGGCGGGCTGCTGGGCCAGGCATGGGACTGGCTTTCCAAGATGCTGGCTCCCGCGCAGTACACCGGCAACGAACTCTCGCGCGTAGCGGAGATCGGCTCGCTGGTGGGCACGGCGTTGCTGGCCAACTTCCGTCTGGTCATCCAGGTGGTCGGGGTTGTGGTTGAAGCCATCTCCCTCCTCGGTGATGTCATCGGCACGGTCGCTGGATTCATCTCCGTCACGTTGGGCGGCGTATGGGATTGGATCTCCGAAAAGGCAACGGCGGCGATCGGCTACATCATGGCCGAGCTGGCTCCGCTGATGAACTTCGTCGGCGGGGTGATGGACAAGGTCGGTAGCGCCCTGGGCATGGCCAAAGATAAAGCAGTGGATGGTGCGCGTATGGCAGTGGGTATGGCCGACGGCGCAGCCGCCGGCTACGCCGCCGTGAGGGATGGCAAGGTCGCGATGCCACCCGTGCGTCTTGCCGTGGGCGGATTGCACAGCGCCGTCGTGGACCGCCGCGCACCTGGATTGCCTGCGCCGTCCCAAGGCCGCGCCGCACCGCCGATGCCCTCGTCTGCCACCGCACGCACCCCCACCACGGTGCAGCAGCAACAGACCAACAACATCACCATCCACCAGCAACCGGGTGAATCCAGCGAGGCGCTGGCACGGCGTACCGCCAACGCCCTGCAGCACCAGCAGGCCGTGCAGGCCCGCGCCACCCTGGGAGACAGGAACTAA
- a CDS encoding phage tail assembly protein — translation MSSKTKTTTDTVIERDGYAEITLSRPRQVNGVDTAVLRMREPTVEDMERYQDDKGTDAQREVRMIANLCEIAPDDVRRMPLRDYARLQAGVALFTT, via the coding sequence ATGTCCAGCAAGACCAAGACCACCACCGACACCGTCATCGAACGCGACGGCTATGCCGAAATCACCCTCTCCCGCCCGCGCCAGGTCAATGGCGTGGACACCGCCGTGCTGCGCATGCGCGAACCGACCGTGGAAGACATGGAGCGCTACCAGGACGACAAGGGCACCGACGCCCAGCGCGAGGTGCGCATGATCGCCAACCTGTGCGAGATCGCACCGGATGACGTGCGCAGGATGCCGCTGCGCGACTACGCCCGCCTGCAGGCCGGCGTCGCGCTTTTTACCACCTGA
- a CDS encoding phage major tail tube protein, with translation MARKIRKNFNFYVDGKGFAGSVMSFTAPKLSLKTEDFQAGGMLAPTEIVLGHDKLTAEVTFASDDAEIMSKFHVIESKEYGFTAREALEADDGAVTSVVHNMRGKVKTLDRGETKVGEKGTVKVSLALSYYKLTHGVQVVQEIDVTNMIARQGGVDALAGIRGALGI, from the coding sequence ATGGCGCGCAAGATCCGCAAGAACTTCAACTTTTACGTCGACGGCAAGGGTTTTGCCGGCAGCGTAATGTCCTTCACTGCCCCCAAGCTGTCGCTGAAGACCGAGGACTTCCAGGCCGGCGGCATGCTCGCCCCGACGGAGATCGTGCTCGGCCACGACAAGCTGACCGCCGAGGTCACCTTCGCCTCCGATGACGCGGAAATCATGTCCAAGTTCCACGTCATCGAGAGCAAGGAGTATGGCTTCACCGCCCGCGAGGCGCTGGAAGCCGACGATGGCGCGGTCACTTCGGTCGTGCACAACATGCGCGGCAAGGTGAAGACCCTCGACCGCGGCGAAACCAAGGTCGGCGAGAAGGGCACGGTCAAGGTCTCCCTGGCGCTGAGCTACTACAAGCTGACCCATGGCGTGCAGGTCGTGCAGGAGATCGACGTGACCAACATGATCGCCCGCCAGGGCGGCGTGGACGCACTGGCCGGCATCCGCGGCGCCCTGGGCATCTGA
- a CDS encoding phage tail sheath C-terminal domain-containing protein, translated as MTEFLHGVQVVNIDTGARSIAVASTSVIGIVGTAPLADADAFPINTPVLVTSPSQAAKLSAKTGTEAGTLPGALDAIFDQSSAVVVVIRVENGANESATLANVLGGVNAQTGAYSGVHALLAAKSIVGVKPRILVAPGFTHLHPADPASPDTVLANPVVAELLGIADKLRAIIIKDGPNSNDDAAKTTTALTGSKRVYVVDPAVLVQQGEAIVSRYASGAVAGAIARSDNERGWWASPSNQELYGIVGTARAIDFGLSDATSRANLLNQANVATIIREGGFRLWGNRTASIDPKWQFLCVVRTADIIADSLEAAHLWAVDRGISKTYVDDVREGVNAFLRGLKTQGAILGGNCWIDPELNAADSVADGRFYWDFDFTPTYPGEQLTFRMHMNNNYVSEIF; from the coding sequence ATGACCGAATTTCTCCACGGCGTACAGGTCGTCAACATCGACACCGGTGCGCGCTCGATCGCTGTTGCATCCACCAGCGTCATCGGCATCGTCGGCACTGCGCCGCTGGCCGACGCCGACGCTTTCCCCATCAACACGCCTGTCCTGGTGACCTCGCCCTCGCAGGCCGCCAAACTGTCGGCCAAGACCGGCACCGAAGCCGGCACCCTGCCCGGCGCGCTGGACGCAATCTTCGACCAGTCGTCGGCGGTCGTGGTGGTGATCCGCGTCGAGAACGGCGCCAACGAAAGCGCTACCCTGGCCAACGTGCTCGGCGGCGTGAACGCACAGACCGGCGCGTACTCCGGCGTGCATGCACTGCTGGCTGCCAAGTCCATCGTCGGCGTGAAGCCGCGCATCCTGGTCGCCCCGGGCTTCACCCACCTGCACCCGGCTGATCCAGCCAGTCCGGACACTGTTCTGGCCAACCCGGTCGTGGCCGAGCTGCTCGGCATCGCCGACAAGCTGCGCGCGATCATCATCAAGGATGGCCCGAACAGCAACGACGATGCAGCCAAGACCACCACCGCACTGACCGGTTCCAAGCGTGTCTACGTGGTCGATCCGGCCGTGCTGGTGCAGCAGGGTGAAGCGATCGTCAGCCGTTACGCCTCCGGTGCGGTGGCCGGTGCCATCGCCCGCAGCGACAACGAACGCGGCTGGTGGGCATCGCCGTCCAACCAGGAGCTGTACGGCATCGTCGGCACTGCGCGTGCGATCGACTTCGGCCTGTCCGATGCGACCAGCCGCGCCAACCTGCTGAACCAGGCCAACGTGGCGACCATCATCCGCGAAGGTGGCTTCCGCCTGTGGGGTAACCGCACCGCCAGCATCGATCCGAAGTGGCAGTTCCTGTGCGTGGTGCGCACCGCCGACATCATCGCCGACAGCCTGGAGGCTGCCCACCTGTGGGCCGTCGACCGCGGCATCAGCAAGACCTACGTCGATGACGTGCGCGAGGGTGTCAACGCCTTCCTGCGCGGCCTGAAGACGCAGGGCGCGATCCTGGGCGGCAACTGCTGGATCGACCCGGAACTGAACGCAGCCGACAGCGTGGCCGATGGCCGCTTCTACTGGGACTTCGACTTCACCCCGACCTACCCGGGTGAGCAGCTGACCTTCCGCATGCACATGAACAACAATTACGTCTCGGAGATCTTCTAA
- a CDS encoding tail fiber domain-containing protein — protein MRLKITDAGFAKLVNPPNTGTNAVLITQIGLTSTAFAPSGDLTALPGEIKRVATFGGQAVGDDTLHVTIRDDSATAYSLRGFGLYLADGTLFATYGQTDPIMEKSAASMLLLATDARFTDVDITQIQFGNAEFIYPPATTEVLGVVELATNTEAEDAADTQRAVTPRGLRAFTDKRFGAAAPTALARTLLSAATTAAARTALELKGAALKDTGHGNGLDADTLDGKHASAFALAGDFATVGHKHVIADVTGLQGVLDAKAVKGTNSFTDQQFVGGSAPLVGFGSAGAEQSFIGGWANSGIWRVYNTDRTANGELTIKHGDTPRWNGSAMWHAGNFAPDTKVDKTGGTFTGHVAVNGNSLRSYGWGGVANDGVLVLGDASSYLFKNGPNFTFANSAGGYTTTLNAGGSIWTSGNFDPAAKVSKGGDVMSGSLTTTELWLKNGSNANGWIGTGPDVVYMDARLNNSQNPDAHMRMRADAFTWANKTGSICAAMNGSGEFRPTSLHIPHNADGTRIAWNQNGGENGYGCSEYYNFKGGGTGGHVFYSSAGTNHRRTMRLRDDAFLELPGGLILQGIDNQIRYEWPGTETIRLVVNQSSGNIGWWQEGLNQWLFQINKTWGNTTIKGSCTAGGGFDVGSSRKLKAIDGSVPYGLAAVEHMELATGHYKPEYNSDGRRRLFFVAEQLAELVPEAVDLEGIEFNGERVATVKLDQLLPVMAKAIQELAAEVRALKAER, from the coding sequence ATGCGCTTGAAAATCACCGACGCCGGCTTCGCCAAGCTGGTCAATCCGCCGAACACCGGCACCAATGCCGTTCTGATCACCCAGATCGGCCTGACGTCCACGGCATTCGCACCTTCGGGCGACCTGACTGCGCTGCCAGGCGAGATCAAGCGGGTCGCGACCTTCGGCGGCCAGGCCGTGGGCGATGACACGCTGCACGTGACCATCCGCGACGACAGTGCCACCGCCTATTCGCTGCGCGGATTCGGCCTGTACCTGGCTGACGGCACGCTGTTCGCCACTTACGGCCAGACCGATCCGATCATGGAAAAATCGGCTGCGTCGATGCTGCTGCTGGCCACCGATGCGCGTTTCACTGACGTGGACATCACGCAGATCCAGTTCGGCAACGCCGAGTTCATCTACCCGCCGGCAACGACCGAGGTTCTGGGTGTGGTCGAGCTGGCCACCAACACCGAAGCGGAAGACGCGGCTGACACCCAGCGCGCGGTGACTCCGCGCGGCCTGCGTGCATTCACCGACAAGCGCTTTGGCGCGGCCGCGCCCACTGCACTGGCCAGGACCCTGCTGTCTGCCGCAACCACGGCCGCCGCACGCACCGCGTTGGAGCTGAAGGGCGCCGCACTGAAGGACACTGGCCATGGCAACGGCTTGGATGCCGATACCCTGGATGGCAAGCACGCATCCGCGTTCGCCCTGGCGGGTGACTTCGCTACTGTCGGCCACAAGCATGTCATCGCGGATGTGACCGGGCTGCAGGGAGTGTTGGATGCCAAGGCGGTCAAGGGAACCAATAGTTTCACCGATCAGCAGTTTGTCGGCGGTAGCGCCCCCCTGGTTGGCTTCGGCTCGGCCGGCGCGGAACAGTCGTTTATCGGTGGCTGGGCCAACTCTGGCATCTGGCGCGTCTACAACACCGACCGCACTGCGAACGGTGAGTTGACCATCAAGCACGGCGATACCCCGCGCTGGAATGGCTCTGCAATGTGGCATGCCGGCAACTTTGCGCCGGACACCAAAGTGGACAAGACCGGGGGTACGTTCACCGGCCACGTCGCAGTAAACGGAAACTCGCTGCGCTCGTATGGCTGGGGTGGTGTCGCCAATGATGGCGTGTTGGTCCTGGGCGACGCCAGTTCGTACCTTTTCAAGAACGGCCCGAACTTCACCTTCGCCAACTCGGCGGGTGGCTATACCACCACGTTGAATGCAGGCGGATCGATCTGGACGAGCGGCAACTTCGACCCGGCGGCGAAGGTGAGCAAGGGTGGCGACGTGATGTCCGGCTCTCTGACGACTACCGAACTGTGGTTGAAGAACGGCAGCAATGCCAACGGCTGGATCGGCACGGGACCGGATGTGGTCTACATGGATGCGCGCCTGAACAACTCGCAGAACCCGGACGCGCATATGCGTATGCGGGCTGATGCGTTCACATGGGCCAACAAGACCGGCTCCATCTGCGCAGCCATGAACGGCTCTGGCGAGTTCCGTCCGACCAGCCTGCATATTCCGCACAACGCGGATGGCACTCGCATTGCCTGGAACCAGAATGGCGGCGAGAACGGCTACGGCTGCTCGGAGTACTACAATTTCAAAGGTGGCGGAACTGGCGGCCACGTCTTCTACTCCAGCGCAGGCACGAACCATCGGCGGACGATGCGTTTGCGGGATGACGCTTTCCTGGAACTTCCCGGCGGCTTGATCCTGCAAGGCATCGACAACCAGATTCGCTACGAGTGGCCGGGCACAGAGACGATTCGACTGGTGGTCAATCAGTCATCCGGCAACATTGGCTGGTGGCAGGAAGGTCTCAACCAATGGTTGTTCCAGATCAATAAGACCTGGGGCAACACCACGATCAAGGGCAGCTGCACCGCTGGTGGCGGCTTTGATGTCGGCTCCTCGCGCAAACTGAAGGCTATCGACGGCTCCGTGCCCTATGGCTTGGCCGCCGTCGAGCACATGGAACTGGCTACGGGCCATTACAAACCGGAGTACAACTCCGACGGCCGCCGACGCCTGTTCTTCGTCGCTGAGCAGCTCGCCGAACTGGTACCCGAAGCTGTGGACCTGGAAGGCATCGAGTTCAACGGTGAACGCGTCGCCACGGTCAAGCTCGACCAGCTTCTGCCGGTCATGGCCAAAGCCATCCAGGAACTGGCCGCAGAAGTGCGCGCACTGAAGGCGGAGCGCTGA